A window of Diabrotica virgifera virgifera chromosome 9, PGI_DIABVI_V3a contains these coding sequences:
- the LOC126891407 gene encoding uncharacterized protein LOC126891407: MAYVNRMGSIQHPNLNALAREIWQWCEQKNIYIRATYIPSVDNVEADVASRQLKIETEWSLSNYAFHKIVETFGVPTIDLFASRLNKKCKRFVSWLRDPEACSVDAFTICWQGLEFYAFPPFSLVLKVLQKIVCDQAEGIVVAPFWPSQPWYPLFLSLLNSSPAIQRPFPLGREVVLEALRLKKVPAQSLDICVASVTTATINQYASGLKAWWEFCQAKKLDPCTVEVANVLIFLAELFNNGASYSLLNTYRSAIAQISGPELAQDFRLKRFCKGVFGLRPTRPKYEFSWDPAQVLDFVRSLETSSISLELLSLKCCILLALATGQRIQTLHNIEILNIQVLDKQICIKVPSRLKTSGYNKSQPLLIIPFFDNDINICVARTLVAYLERTRELRGSCQYLFITFKKPYHRATRQTIGRWLKNILRSSGIDTNTFSAHSTRHAATSAAARKGISFDTIRLAAGWSERSRTFATFYNTPLAPESSFARAVFSSD, encoded by the exons ATGGCCTATGTTAATCGGATGGGTAGTATTCAACATCCTAACCTTAATGCTCTTGCCAGAGAAATTTGGCAGTGGTGCGAGCAGAAAAACATTTATATTCGTGCTACGTACATTCCATCAGTGGATAATGTGGAAGCGGATGTAGCCTCTCGACAACTTAAAATAGAAACGGAGTGGAGCTTGTCTAATTATGCTTTTCATAAAATTGTAGAAACTTTTGGTGTTCCAACCATTGACCTTTTTGCTAGTCGattgaataaaaaatgcaaaagaTTTGTATCTTGGTTGAGGGATCCAGAGGCATGCTCCGTTGATGCCTTCACCATATGTTGGCAAGGACTGGAATTTTATGCTTTTCCGCCTTTTTCTTTAGTACTTAAAGTTTTGcaaaaaattgtttgtgatcAAGCGGAGGGTATTGTTGTGGCACCCTTCTGGCCCTCTCAGCCATGGTATCCCCTGTTTTTATCTCTACTG AACTCCTCACCCGCTATCCAAAGACCTTTCCCTTTGGGTCGGGAGGTTGTCCTGGAAGCGCTCAGGTTGAAAAAAGTACCAGCCCAGTCTTTGGATATATGTGTCGCCTCCGTTACAACTGCAACCATTAATCAGTATGCGTCTGGTTTAAAGGCTTGGTGGGAGTTCTGTCAGGCAAAGAAACTGGATCCTTGTACTGTGGAGGTCGCGAACGTCTTAATATTTTTAGCCGAGCTTTTTAATAACGGGGCCTCTTATAGCCTTTTAAACACCTATAGATCGGCTATCGCACAAATTTCTGGCCCAGAATTGGCCCAGGATTTTCGCTTAAAACGATTTTGTAAGGGTGTTTTTGGTCTTAGACCTACGCGCCCCAAGTATGAGTTCTCTTGGGATCCTGCGCAGGTTTTAGATTTTGTCCGTAGCTTAGAGACCAGCTCAATATCATTGGAGTTACTTTCGCTAAAGTGTTGCATATTATTGGCTTTAGCTACGGGACAGCGCATTCAGACTTTACATAATATTGAGATTCTGAATATTCAGGTTTTGGACAAACAAATTTGTATTAAGGTCCCTAGTCGCTTAAAGACTTCCGGTTATAATAAGTCCCAGCCTTTGTTAATTATTCCATTTTTTGACAATGATATAAATATTTGTGTAGCTAGGACGCTAGTTGCTTACTTGGAAAGAACCCGAGAATTAAGAGGTTCTTGCCAGTACTTATTCATAACTTTTAAGAAACCTTATCATAGGGCCACAAGACAGACCATAGGGCGTTGGTTAAAAAATATCTTAAGATCTAGTGGGATAGATACTAACACCTTTTCTGCTCATAGTACCCGGCATGCGGCTACTTCGGCAGCGGCTAGAAAGGGAATTAGTTTCGATACCATAAGACTAGCTGCTGGTTGGTCGGAACGCTCAAGAACGTTCGCTACGTTTTATAATACACCGTTAGCGCCTGAGAGCTCATTTGCTAGAGCTGTCTTTTCATCGGATTAA